A genomic stretch from Kribbella jejuensis includes:
- a CDS encoding DUF5130 family protein codes for MPAGDAFTPDQLHDIERAVRNAEEASGLHFSVYVGGADSETRPFAIELLNELDDPDSSVLVYVDPAGRRLEIVTGSLARRQLSDSSAGLAALTMQTSFATGDLAGGLVTGVQQLGAHAHQPPLLHANNEPHKL; via the coding sequence GTGCCAGCTGGTGACGCATTCACCCCCGACCAGCTCCACGACATCGAGCGCGCGGTCCGCAACGCCGAGGAGGCGTCCGGCCTGCACTTCTCGGTCTACGTCGGTGGCGCCGACTCCGAGACCCGCCCGTTCGCGATCGAGCTGCTGAACGAGCTCGACGACCCGGACAGCTCCGTCCTGGTGTACGTCGACCCGGCCGGCCGCCGGCTCGAGATCGTGACCGGCTCGCTGGCTCGCCGGCAGCTGTCGGACTCTTCCGCCGGGCTGGCCGCGCTGACCATGCAGACGTCGTTCGCGACCGGTGACCTGGCCGGTGGCCTGGTGACCGGCGTACAGCAGCTTGGTGCGCACGCGCACCAGCCACCGCTGCTGCACGCGAACAACGAGCCGCACAAGCTCTAA
- a CDS encoding GNAT family N-acetyltransferase, which yields MAALQPRRIDLGDVVLRPFVASDEAAVAEALQDPGILRWTAGTAVLSSPADLRARRWLEPRIDSWSRGNAVFAVADSDTDNVIASVTLRDVHRVPDQAVAAYWVSPAVRGRRLGARVLDAAARWGFAADGLRLHRISLDHSLVNEGSCHVAVRAGFQLEGVMRDYYVEPTGHRHDSHLHARLATDAVPQPAGS from the coding sequence GTGGCCGCACTGCAGCCGCGTCGCATCGACCTCGGCGACGTGGTACTCCGCCCGTTCGTCGCGTCCGACGAGGCTGCAGTGGCTGAGGCCCTGCAAGACCCCGGCATCCTGCGGTGGACGGCCGGGACCGCCGTACTCAGCTCACCTGCGGACCTGCGGGCCCGCAGGTGGCTGGAGCCACGGATCGACAGCTGGTCGCGTGGCAACGCTGTCTTCGCGGTAGCGGACAGCGACACCGACAACGTGATCGCCAGCGTCACGCTGCGGGACGTGCACCGCGTACCCGACCAGGCCGTCGCGGCCTATTGGGTGAGCCCAGCGGTGCGTGGCCGCCGGCTCGGTGCGCGGGTCCTGGATGCAGCTGCCCGCTGGGGCTTCGCGGCAGACGGTCTGCGCCTGCATCGCATCTCACTGGACCACTCGCTCGTCAACGAGGGCTCCTGCCACGTCGCCGTACGCGCCGGCTTCCAACTCGAAGGTGTGATGCGCGACTACTACGTCGAGCCGACAGGGCATCGGCACGACTCGCACCTGCACGCGCGGCTCGCGACTGACGCCGTACCTCAGCCGGCCGGTTCGTAG
- a CDS encoding aldo/keto reductase — translation MRYLTMGSDPARQRRVSTIALGAMLMGTVTDEQTSFAVLDRYVEAGGTFIDTANNYAFWVNGTQGGESEQLLGRWLKSRGVGDDLTIATKVGGRPPRPAKQLSEHLEGLSPKVVKDSLARSLDNLGRDHVDLYYAHIDDYATPLEQQVETFGTLANDGTVGLIGLSNYWTWRLERYRALAAEAGLPSYDVLQYHHTYFRARTDLGGLRSKDGSIGVADGNLLSYLRAEPGLTLVAYSPLISGGYVRADRLGDESYDHAGTRVRKLALDEVVKETGATANQVVLSWLTGGDIPTVALVGASSVAQIEENLAAADLELTADQRQRLDAAGHN, via the coding sequence ATGCGTTATCTGACGATGGGATCCGACCCCGCGCGACAGCGCCGGGTGAGCACGATCGCCCTCGGGGCGATGCTGATGGGAACGGTGACGGACGAGCAGACCTCGTTCGCGGTCCTGGACCGGTACGTCGAGGCCGGCGGCACGTTCATTGACACGGCCAACAACTACGCGTTCTGGGTCAACGGCACACAAGGCGGCGAGTCCGAGCAGCTGCTCGGACGCTGGCTCAAGAGTCGCGGCGTGGGGGACGACCTCACGATCGCGACCAAGGTCGGTGGGCGACCGCCGCGACCGGCCAAGCAGCTGAGCGAGCACCTGGAGGGCCTGTCGCCGAAAGTGGTCAAGGATTCGTTGGCGCGGAGCCTCGACAACCTCGGCCGCGACCACGTCGACCTGTACTACGCCCACATCGACGACTACGCCACGCCGCTGGAGCAGCAGGTCGAGACGTTCGGGACGCTGGCGAACGACGGCACGGTCGGTCTGATCGGGCTGAGCAACTACTGGACCTGGCGGCTCGAGCGGTACCGGGCGCTGGCGGCCGAGGCAGGACTGCCGTCGTACGACGTCCTGCAGTACCACCACACGTACTTCCGGGCCCGGACCGATCTCGGTGGGCTCCGCTCGAAGGACGGCAGCATCGGTGTGGCCGACGGCAACCTGCTCAGCTACTTGCGGGCCGAGCCGGGCCTCACGCTGGTGGCGTACTCACCACTGATCAGTGGCGGGTACGTGCGCGCCGACAGGCTTGGCGACGAGTCCTACGATCACGCCGGTACGAGAGTTCGCAAGCTCGCGCTGGACGAGGTCGTGAAGGAGACGGGCGCCACGGCGAACCAGGTGGTGCTGTCGTGGCTGACGGGCGGCGACATCCCGACCGTGGCGCTCGTCGGTGCGTCCTCGGTCGCGCAGATCGAGGAAAACCTTGCTGCGGCCGATCTGGAACTCACAGCGGATCAGCGGCAACGCCTCGACGCAGCAGGTCACAACTAG
- the pepN gene encoding aminopeptidase N, which translates to MPGTNLTRDEARSRAGVVSDVSYAIELDLANAPTGAPTYPSVTTITFAAEAGASTFADLIADKVREVTLNGAALDPDVVYDGARIQLDGLAERNELRVVADCLYSRTGEGLHRSVDPADKETYLYTQFEVPDARRVFATFEQPDLKAPFTFTVSAPARWVVISNAPTPEPTPYQGENGEELARWEFPPTERISTYITAVVAGPYHVVTDVYEGPHGTYPLSLLCRPSLKDALDVDDLFEVTKQGFALFEEAFGTPYPFHKYDQAFVPEYNMGAMENAGCVTLRDEYLFRSRTTHAELEARANTVLHELAHMWFGDLVTMTWWDDLWLNESFAEWASHWAQVVATTKYSDAWTTFCNARKNWAYRQDQLPSTHPIAADMIDFHAVEVNFDGITYAKGASTLRQLVAFVGEETFVTALKEYFKDHAFSNTELADLLKPLEKASGRDLDDWTERWLRTAGVNTLRADFAVDDEGAFTSFAIEQTAAEKFPVLRPHRLAVGLYRRTDAGLVRTERFEVDIDGPRTELPELTGATQPDLVLLNDDDLTYAKIRLDERSRATLVESIDQLTESLPRALAWGSAWDMTRDAEMPASQYVGIVLRGIRAETDLTGVRSLLNQASSAINQYAAPQNRPALRAQFEEALAALVADSEAGSDHQLAFVRAYSSAVFSDAGAERLAGWLEGRDLPEGLVVDTDLRWTLIVALARLGRIGADEIDDELTRDTTITGQERAAQARAARPTAEAKEEAWRIAVESEDTPNETQFRTILGFQQPGQEDLLRPYVDKYLNAAKDVYTRLGSSMGENVLVYLSPRHLADQAALDALTGWLAAESGSVDAPTLRYVTEAQADLTRAIAAQATDIAS; encoded by the coding sequence ATGCCTGGAACCAACCTGACGCGCGACGAGGCGCGTTCCCGTGCGGGCGTGGTCAGCGACGTCAGCTACGCGATCGAGCTCGACCTGGCCAACGCCCCGACCGGTGCCCCGACCTACCCGTCGGTGACCACCATCACGTTCGCCGCCGAGGCCGGCGCGAGCACCTTCGCCGACCTGATCGCGGACAAGGTCCGCGAGGTGACGCTGAACGGTGCCGCCCTGGACCCGGACGTGGTCTACGACGGCGCCCGGATCCAGCTCGACGGGTTGGCCGAGCGCAACGAGCTGCGGGTGGTCGCGGACTGCCTGTACTCGCGGACCGGTGAAGGGCTGCACCGCTCGGTCGACCCGGCCGACAAGGAGACCTACCTCTACACCCAGTTCGAGGTGCCGGACGCCCGCCGGGTGTTCGCGACGTTCGAGCAGCCTGATCTGAAGGCCCCCTTCACGTTCACCGTCTCGGCACCGGCCCGCTGGGTCGTGATCTCGAACGCACCGACTCCGGAGCCGACGCCGTACCAGGGCGAGAACGGCGAGGAGCTGGCCCGGTGGGAGTTCCCGCCGACCGAGCGCATCTCGACGTACATCACCGCGGTGGTCGCCGGTCCGTACCACGTGGTGACCGACGTGTACGAGGGCCCGCACGGGACTTACCCGCTGTCGCTGCTGTGCCGTCCGTCGCTGAAGGACGCGCTCGACGTGGACGACCTGTTCGAGGTCACCAAGCAGGGCTTCGCGCTGTTCGAGGAAGCGTTCGGTACGCCGTACCCGTTCCACAAGTACGACCAGGCCTTCGTGCCGGAGTACAACATGGGCGCGATGGAGAACGCGGGCTGCGTGACGCTCCGCGACGAGTACCTGTTCCGCAGCCGGACCACCCACGCGGAGCTGGAAGCCCGTGCGAACACCGTGCTGCACGAGCTCGCGCACATGTGGTTCGGCGACCTGGTCACGATGACCTGGTGGGACGACCTGTGGCTGAACGAGTCCTTCGCCGAGTGGGCCAGTCACTGGGCGCAGGTGGTTGCCACGACGAAGTACAGCGACGCATGGACGACGTTCTGCAACGCCCGGAAGAACTGGGCGTACCGCCAGGACCAGCTGCCGTCGACGCACCCGATCGCCGCGGACATGATCGACTTCCACGCGGTCGAGGTGAACTTCGACGGCATCACCTACGCCAAGGGCGCCTCGACCCTGCGTCAGCTCGTCGCGTTCGTCGGTGAGGAAACCTTCGTCACCGCGCTGAAGGAGTACTTCAAGGACCACGCGTTCTCCAACACCGAGCTCGCCGACCTGCTGAAGCCGCTGGAGAAGGCGTCCGGCCGCGACCTCGACGACTGGACCGAGCGCTGGCTGCGGACCGCCGGCGTGAACACGCTGCGCGCCGACTTCGCGGTCGACGACGAGGGTGCGTTCACCTCGTTCGCGATCGAGCAGACCGCGGCGGAGAAGTTCCCGGTACTGCGTCCGCACCGCCTCGCCGTCGGGCTCTACCGCCGGACCGACGCCGGCCTGGTCCGCACCGAGCGCTTCGAGGTGGACATCGACGGCCCGCGCACCGAACTCCCGGAGCTGACCGGCGCGACCCAGCCGGACCTGGTGCTGCTGAACGACGACGACCTCACCTACGCGAAGATCCGGCTGGACGAGCGGTCCCGGGCGACGCTGGTGGAGTCGATCGACCAGCTCACCGAATCGTTGCCCAGGGCCCTTGCCTGGGGTTCGGCCTGGGACATGACCCGGGACGCGGAGATGCCGGCCAGCCAGTACGTCGGCATCGTGCTGCGCGGCATCCGGGCCGAGACCGACCTGACCGGCGTCCGCTCGCTGCTCAACCAGGCGAGCAGCGCGATCAACCAGTACGCCGCCCCGCAGAACCGGCCCGCCCTGCGCGCGCAGTTCGAGGAGGCGCTGGCCGCTCTGGTCGCGGACTCCGAGGCGGGCAGCGACCACCAGCTCGCGTTCGTCCGGGCCTACAGCTCGGCGGTGTTCTCCGACGCCGGTGCCGAGCGGCTCGCCGGCTGGCTGGAAGGACGCGACCTTCCCGAGGGTCTGGTCGTCGACACCGACCTGCGCTGGACGCTGATCGTGGCGCTGGCACGGCTCGGCCGGATCGGCGCGGACGAGATCGACGACGAGCTCACCCGCGACACCACGATCACCGGCCAGGAGCGGGCCGCCCAGGCCCGGGCCGCGCGGCCGACCGCCGAGGCCAAGGAAGAGGCCTGGCGGATCGCGGTGGAGTCCGAGGACACCCCGAACGAGACCCAGTTCCGGACCATCCTCGGCTTCCAGCAGCCGGGTCAGGAGGACCTGCTGCGGCCGTACGTCGACAAGTACCTGAACGCGGCCAAGGACGTGTACACGCGGCTGGGCTCGTCCATGGGCGAGAACGTGCTCGTCTACCTCTCGCCGCGGCACCTGGCCGACCAGGCGGCGCTGGACGCGCTGACCGGCTGGCTGGCTGCGGAGTCCGGGTCCGTGGACGCCCCGACGCTCCGCTACGTCACCGAGGCGCAGGCCGATCTCACGCGTGCTATCGCTGCGCAGGCGACGGATATCGCCAGCTGA
- a CDS encoding DsbA family protein: protein MTASADFWFDPACPWAWMTSRWMLEVEQVRDVKTTWHVMSLAVLNDGRDELPEKYRSFLSNAWGPVRVLIAAEQEHGNEVLLPLYTALGKRIHVEGRGIGDGKGDVITEALAEVGLPASLIEAADTDRYDDALKKSHHAGMDQVGMEVGTPVISVEGTAFFGPVVTPAPKGEAAGKLWDGVRLVAGTEGFFEIKRTRDRGPIFD, encoded by the coding sequence ATGACCGCTTCCGCTGATTTCTGGTTCGACCCGGCCTGCCCCTGGGCCTGGATGACGTCTCGCTGGATGCTCGAGGTCGAGCAGGTCCGCGACGTGAAGACCACATGGCACGTGATGAGCCTTGCTGTGCTGAACGACGGCCGCGACGAGCTCCCTGAGAAGTACCGCAGCTTCCTGAGCAATGCGTGGGGCCCGGTGCGGGTGCTGATCGCGGCCGAGCAGGAGCACGGCAACGAGGTGCTGCTGCCGCTGTACACCGCGCTCGGCAAGCGGATCCACGTCGAGGGCCGGGGGATCGGCGACGGCAAGGGCGACGTGATCACCGAGGCGCTGGCCGAGGTCGGCCTGCCCGCGTCGCTGATCGAGGCGGCCGACACCGACCGGTACGACGATGCGCTGAAGAAGTCGCACCACGCCGGCATGGACCAGGTCGGCATGGAGGTCGGTACTCCGGTGATCTCGGTCGAGGGCACCGCGTTCTTCGGCCCAGTAGTCACGCCGGCGCCGAAGGGTGAGGCGGCCGGCAAGCTGTGGGACGGCGTTCGCCTGGTCGCCGGCACCGAGGGCTTCTTCGAGATCAAGCGCACCCGGGACCGCGGCCCGATCTTCGACTGA
- a CDS encoding ribose-5-phosphate isomerase: protein MRVHIGSDHAGFELKNHLVQHLTAAGHDVTDHGPAVYDAVDDYPPYCLRTGQAVVDDPGSLGVVIGGSGNGEQIAANKVKGVRAALAWNTDTARLSREHNNANVISIGARMHSEEEASGFVDTFLATDYSGEERHSRRIDMLTAYESTGELPPLS from the coding sequence ATGCGAGTGCATATCGGCTCCGACCATGCCGGCTTCGAACTGAAGAACCACCTGGTGCAGCACCTGACGGCTGCCGGGCACGACGTCACGGACCACGGTCCGGCGGTGTACGACGCCGTGGACGACTACCCGCCGTACTGTCTGCGGACCGGGCAGGCCGTCGTCGACGACCCGGGCAGTCTGGGCGTCGTCATCGGCGGCTCGGGCAACGGCGAGCAGATCGCCGCGAACAAGGTGAAGGGGGTCCGGGCGGCACTCGCCTGGAACACCGACACCGCACGGCTCAGCCGCGAGCACAACAACGCCAACGTGATCAGCATCGGTGCGCGCATGCACAGCGAGGAGGAGGCCAGTGGATTCGTCGACACGTTCCTGGCGACCGACTACTCCGGTGAGGAGCGGCACAGCCGGCGGATCGACATGCTGACCGCCTACGAGTCCACCGGCGAACTGCCGCCGCTCTCCTGA
- a CDS encoding Fpg/Nei family DNA glycosylase, with protein sequence MPEGHTLHRLANDVWDAFGGRSVRASSPQGRFVDGAALLDGHVLRQTEAHGKHFLADFEGAGWLHIHLGLIGKMDIKPAPVPEPVGAVRVRLQNDTAYADLRGATVCEVITDEERATLLGRLGPDPLRDDADPELAWKRIHRSKLPIGQLLMNQDVLSGVGNVYRAEVLFRAKLNPMTPGNVVKKREWQGMWDDLLELMKYGVETGRIDTVADDHTPEAMGRDPRQDDHGGEVYVYRRHGQRCYVCQSVIRTKILAGRNLFWCPKCQRTGLTRKS encoded by the coding sequence ATGCCTGAAGGTCACACCCTGCACCGGCTGGCGAACGACGTCTGGGACGCGTTCGGCGGCCGTTCCGTCCGGGCGTCGAGCCCGCAGGGCCGGTTCGTCGACGGCGCCGCCCTGCTCGACGGTCACGTCCTGCGGCAGACCGAGGCCCACGGCAAGCACTTCCTCGCCGACTTCGAGGGCGCCGGCTGGCTGCACATCCACCTCGGCCTGATCGGCAAGATGGACATCAAGCCGGCGCCGGTCCCCGAGCCGGTCGGCGCGGTCCGGGTCCGCCTGCAGAACGACACGGCGTACGCCGATCTGCGGGGCGCCACGGTCTGCGAGGTGATCACCGACGAGGAGCGTGCGACGTTGCTCGGCCGGCTCGGCCCGGACCCGTTGCGCGACGACGCCGACCCGGAGCTCGCCTGGAAGCGGATCCACCGCAGCAAGCTGCCGATCGGGCAGTTGCTGATGAACCAGGACGTACTGAGCGGGGTCGGCAACGTGTACCGCGCGGAGGTGCTGTTCCGGGCGAAACTCAACCCGATGACGCCCGGCAACGTGGTGAAGAAGCGCGAGTGGCAGGGGATGTGGGACGACCTGCTCGAGCTGATGAAGTACGGCGTCGAGACCGGCCGGATCGACACCGTCGCCGACGACCACACGCCCGAGGCGATGGGCCGCGACCCGCGCCAGGACGACCATGGGGGCGAGGTGTACGTGTACAGGCGCCACGGGCAACGGTGTTACGTCTGCCAGTCGGTGATCCGCACGAAGATCCTCGCAGGCCGTAACTTGTTCTGGTGCCCCAAATGCCAGCGGACCGGTCTCACCCGCAAGAGCTGA
- a CDS encoding PP2C family protein-serine/threonine phosphatase produces the protein MTKSGGLAPVRRIGRRVEALARRARRSHRVAFVALMLVQLVISIAGLIWPTFVPASFLVVPLVVGGMLLRFGELVALTAITTTFGAYVVLSRGFTMQRIGFVLVILVVGWIMITSAKVRSRLGVPGTRGESMLMELRDTLTAQGAVPKLPPGWLVESWIQSAGASTFSGDFVVSTVYDDVLEVALVDVSGKGIDAGTRALLLSGAFGGLLGVVPVDEFLPSANRYIRRQEWDDDFATVVHVVLDLTTGEFDVRTAGHPPAIQFDAWSGRWQTRDADGPLLGLVESPEFAVNHGQLKLGDALFLYSDGMVETPRQDIGRGTDRLAGHAERLVGHGFQGAARELVETAGGAGDDAAIVIIHRKAHA, from the coding sequence ATGACGAAGAGCGGCGGTCTTGCACCGGTACGACGCATCGGCCGCCGGGTCGAGGCGCTGGCTCGTCGTGCCCGTCGTTCGCACCGGGTCGCGTTCGTAGCGCTGATGCTTGTGCAGCTGGTGATCTCGATCGCCGGCCTGATCTGGCCGACGTTCGTACCGGCGTCGTTCCTGGTCGTGCCGCTGGTCGTCGGGGGCATGCTGCTGCGGTTCGGCGAGCTGGTCGCGCTGACCGCGATCACCACGACGTTCGGCGCGTACGTCGTACTGTCCCGCGGGTTCACGATGCAACGGATCGGGTTCGTGCTGGTGATCCTGGTGGTCGGCTGGATCATGATCACCAGCGCCAAGGTGCGCAGCCGGCTCGGCGTACCGGGCACCCGGGGCGAGTCGATGCTGATGGAGTTGCGCGACACCCTGACCGCGCAGGGAGCGGTGCCGAAGCTCCCGCCGGGCTGGCTGGTGGAGTCCTGGATCCAGTCCGCCGGAGCGTCCACGTTCTCCGGGGACTTCGTCGTCTCGACGGTGTACGACGACGTGCTCGAGGTCGCGCTGGTCGATGTCTCCGGCAAGGGTATCGACGCCGGGACCCGCGCGTTGCTGCTGTCCGGTGCGTTCGGCGGCCTGCTCGGCGTCGTGCCGGTGGACGAGTTCCTGCCGTCCGCGAACCGCTACATCCGGCGACAGGAGTGGGACGACGACTTCGCGACGGTCGTGCACGTCGTCCTCGACCTCACGACCGGCGAGTTCGACGTACGCACGGCCGGGCATCCGCCGGCGATCCAGTTCGACGCCTGGTCGGGGCGCTGGCAGACCAGGGATGCCGACGGGCCGTTGCTCGGGCTGGTCGAGTCGCCCGAGTTCGCGGTGAACCACGGGCAGCTGAAGCTCGGCGATGCGCTGTTCCTGTACAGCGACGGGATGGTGGAGACGCCGCGGCAGGACATCGGCCGTGGTACGGACCGGCTCGCCGGGCACGCCGAGCGGCTGGTGGGGCACGGGTTCCAGGGCGCGGCGCGGGAGCTGGTCGAGACCGCGGGCGGCGCCGGGGACGACGCGGCGATCGTCATCATCCACCGCAAAGCGCATGCCTGA
- a CDS encoding class F sortase, which translates to MSSARRRGRPAPLRWSGVVAVVGAGVLAAGAYLQFDGDDHAGATTTPSPSVAAVSPRPVVVTSDKPLPKSTSRTPVNTRPGRPTAITIPQLNVSAPVVSIKAVDAALTPPSDPTMVGWWSGGAQPGAKRGSAVITGHTVHTGGGAFDDLGRLVPGSVVQVTTVRGPLRYRVATVATYRKATLAKRAAQVFDQGVRGRLVLVTCEDWNGSVYLSNVVVIALPMA; encoded by the coding sequence GTGAGTTCTGCCCGTCGACGCGGCCGTCCCGCTCCACTGCGGTGGAGCGGGGTGGTCGCCGTCGTCGGTGCCGGCGTACTGGCTGCCGGTGCGTACCTGCAGTTCGACGGTGACGACCATGCGGGCGCGACGACCACGCCGTCCCCGTCGGTGGCCGCGGTGTCACCACGACCGGTCGTGGTGACGTCTGACAAACCGCTGCCTAAGTCAACGAGTCGTACGCCGGTGAACACGCGCCCCGGCCGCCCGACCGCAATCACCATCCCGCAGCTGAACGTGAGCGCCCCGGTCGTCTCGATCAAAGCCGTGGACGCCGCACTCACCCCGCCGTCGGACCCGACGATGGTCGGCTGGTGGTCGGGTGGCGCGCAGCCCGGGGCGAAGCGTGGCTCGGCCGTCATCACCGGGCACACCGTGCACACCGGTGGCGGCGCCTTCGACGACCTCGGCCGGCTCGTGCCGGGTTCGGTCGTTCAGGTCACGACGGTCCGGGGGCCGTTGCGGTACCGGGTCGCGACGGTCGCGACGTACCGGAAGGCGACTCTCGCGAAGCGGGCCGCGCAGGTGTTCGACCAGGGTGTTCGCGGTCGGCTGGTGCTCGTCACGTGTGAGGACTGGAACGGTTCGGTGTACCTCAGCAACGTGGTCGTGATCGCCCTGCCGATGGCGTAG
- a CDS encoding PIN domain-containing protein gives MHTVVYDTGALLAAERRNKDFIALHDDLTASHIRPVVPVVILAQAWRGGPQHSISRTLKGCVILPDDERIGRAAGSICASAGTSDVVDAIVVATAVQHQAAVVTSDPGDLNHLAESIGFKLRLFVL, from the coding sequence GTGCACACAGTCGTCTACGACACGGGCGCCCTACTCGCGGCTGAGCGGCGCAACAAAGACTTCATCGCCTTGCACGACGATCTGACAGCATCACACATCAGACCGGTCGTGCCCGTGGTGATCCTCGCCCAAGCATGGCGTGGCGGCCCACAACACTCCATCTCCCGGACACTCAAGGGCTGCGTGATCCTCCCCGACGACGAGCGCATCGGACGGGCCGCGGGCTCGATCTGTGCGTCCGCAGGTACGTCGGATGTGGTCGACGCAATCGTGGTCGCGACCGCCGTACAGCACCAAGCCGCGGTGGTCACCAGCGATCCCGGCGATCTGAACCACCTCGCCGAGTCGATCGGGTTCAAGCTCCGATTGTTCGTGCTCTGA
- a CDS encoding nitroreductase family deazaflavin-dependent oxidoreductase, which translates to MTAKHDEDYVPSAEGWVREQVDKVTEAGTTDAVSIQGMKVVLLTMRGAKSGKIRKVPVMRVEHDGKYAAFASLGGAPKHPVWYYNLQADPKVTLQDGETVGEYVAREVDGAEYDEWWARGVDAYPPYAEYQTKTTRKIPVFVLEPTN; encoded by the coding sequence ATGACAGCGAAGCATGATGAGGATTATGTGCCGAGCGCCGAGGGCTGGGTGCGGGAGCAGGTCGACAAGGTGACCGAGGCCGGGACCACGGACGCGGTCAGCATCCAGGGCATGAAGGTGGTGCTGCTGACGATGCGTGGTGCCAAGTCCGGGAAGATCCGCAAGGTGCCGGTGATGCGCGTCGAGCACGACGGGAAGTACGCCGCGTTCGCGTCGCTCGGTGGGGCGCCGAAGCACCCGGTCTGGTACTACAACCTCCAGGCCGACCCGAAGGTGACGCTGCAGGACGGCGAGACCGTCGGTGAGTACGTCGCCCGCGAGGTCGACGGCGCCGAGTACGACGAGTGGTGGGCCCGCGGCGTCGACGCGTATCCGCCGTACGCCGAGTACCAGACCAAGACCACCCGCAAGATCCCGGTCTTCGTCCTGGAGCCCACGAACTGA
- a CDS encoding CDP-alcohol phosphatidyltransferase family protein yields the protein MREPFVGSTRLRLAGLALHAYTASGTVLALLIVIAAIDGDAVRALWLGLAALVIDGTDGMLARRLRVKETIPWFDGAMLDNIVDYLTYAFAPIVLLWTGGYLPSGTWGAVLGALPLLASSYQFCRVDAKTEDHFFLGFPSYWNVVAFYIIVLGLSPVATGVLLVVFSVLVFIPVKYVYPSRTKAFRSLNLLTTAIWLASYAVLLAQMPHPNAIVVAISLAYLVYYAGLSLYLTWRRRVA from the coding sequence GTGCGGGAACCGTTCGTCGGGTCGACGCGGCTGCGTCTGGCCGGACTTGCACTGCATGCCTATACCGCGAGCGGAACGGTGCTCGCGCTGCTGATCGTGATTGCCGCCATCGACGGCGATGCCGTCCGGGCGCTCTGGCTCGGGCTGGCGGCCCTGGTGATCGACGGCACCGACGGGATGCTCGCGCGCCGGCTGCGGGTGAAGGAGACCATCCCGTGGTTCGACGGCGCGATGCTCGACAACATCGTCGACTACCTGACGTACGCCTTCGCGCCGATCGTGCTGCTCTGGACCGGCGGCTACCTGCCGTCCGGGACCTGGGGCGCGGTGCTCGGCGCGTTGCCGTTGCTCGCGTCCAGCTACCAGTTCTGCCGGGTCGACGCGAAGACCGAGGACCACTTCTTCCTCGGCTTCCCGAGCTACTGGAACGTGGTCGCGTTCTACATCATCGTGCTCGGCCTGAGCCCGGTCGCGACCGGCGTACTGCTGGTGGTGTTCTCGGTGCTCGTCTTCATCCCGGTGAAGTACGTGTATCCGTCGCGGACCAAGGCGTTCCGCTCGCTGAACCTGCTCACCACCGCGATCTGGCTGGCGTCGTACGCCGTACTCCTGGCGCAGATGCCGCACCCGAACGCGATCGTCGTGGCGATCTCGCTGGCCTACCTCGTGTACTACGCGGGCCTCAGCCTGTATCTGACCTGGCGCCGTAGGGTCGCGTAG